Part of the Thermus sp. LT1-2-5 genome, AAGGGAGGTGGGCAGAACGGAAACTAAAGGGGTTCTCGGAGGTGAAGGAGGTGCTGGAGAAGATGCTTCAGGAGCGGTATGCCCCCCGTACACAGACTCTTACACATAACTCTTGACACGACCCTTCCTGGACTACCTCCTCTCCTTGCGGGGCCAGAACCTCATGGCCTATACCGCCTTGATCTTCGCCCGCAGGGAAACGGTGGTGGGGGAGGCCACGCCCCAGGCCCTCTACAAGGCGGTGGGGGGCAAGGACAAGGTGTACGCCATCCCCGTGTCCCGGGAAATCCTGAAGAACCTGGACCCGCAGGAGCGCCTGCGCTTCCTGAACTTCTGGCGCCAGGCCATCCGGGGCCAGTAGGGAGGCTGAATGGCGCCGGTGCGGGGCATCCTTTCCCATAGCCTCGGGCGCTTTGCGCTTCCCCTTCTTACCGGGGTGGTGGGGCTTTTGGTTCTGGCCCCCCTTGGCATCCTCGCTTACCAGAGCCTCCTCACCGCCCCTTTCTTTGCGCCCCTTAAGCGGGTGGGCCTCGAGGCCTACCGCTACATCCTCCACGACCCGTACTTCTTTGAGGCGCTCAAGAACTCCTTCTTCATCGGGCTTGGGATGGTGGTGGTGGCCGTCCCCTTGGGAAGCCTCTTTGCCTTTTTGGTGACCAAGACGGACCTTCCCTTCGCCCGCTTCTATGAGCTCCTCCTCCTTGCCCCCGTCTTTATCTCGCCCATCATCCTCGGCATCGGCTTCATCGTGGCCTTCGGCCCCTCAGGCCTGGTTTCGGGCCTGGTGGAGGGCGTTTTGGGCCGGGTGCCTTGGACCATCTATACCGTACCCGCCATCGCCGTCATCGCCGGGCTGACCCACGTGCCCTACGTCTATCTCTACGTGGCCAGCACCATCCAGAACGTGGACGCTTCCTTGGAGGAGGCGGCCCGGGTGGCGGGGGCGAGGCCCACCTGGGTTGCCTTGAGCGTCACCTTCCCTTTGGTGCGCCCCGCCTTGGTCTATAGCGCCGCCCTCATGCTCCTTTTGGGCTTCGAGCTGTTTGGCCTGCCCTTGGTCCTGGGGGACGCCAAGGGGATCATGGTCATCACCACTTACCTGTACCGCCTCACCGCCATCACCGGCACCTCCGCCTACCACCTGATGGCGGCGGTGAGCGTGGCCATCGTCCTCATCGCCTGGTCCTTGGTCCTCCTGCAGCGCTACCTGGTGGGGCGCATGGAGGGGCGGTACGTGGCCATCGGGGCCCGGGGGTACCGCACGGAGCGGCTTCCCCTAGGGCGCTTGCGGTTTGTCTGGGCTTCCCTTTTGGCCCTTTACCTCCTCGTCGCTGTGGTTTTGCCGGTCCTGGGGGTGGTTTTCCGTAGCCTGGTTTCCAGTTGGGGCCCCGGGGTCGACCTAAAGGAGGTGTTCACCCTGGGCCACTACGTGGAGGTCTTTAAGCTTCCCAACCTAAGCCGGGCGGTGAGCAACACCCTTGTGGTGGCGGCCCTGGGGGGGATCGTCGCCCTGGCCTTCTACCTTCTCATCGCCCTGGGCATCCAGCGGGGTGGGCGGTACGGCCGGGTGCTGGACTATTTGGCGGGCCTTCCCCGGGCGGTGCCGGGCCTGGTCATGGGACTGGCCTTTCTCTGGCTGTTCCTCTTCCTTAAGCCCATCGCTCCCTTGCGCAACACGCTTTTCGCCCTAATCCTGGCCTACACGGTGGTCTGGATGCCCTACGGGGTCCGCCTTCTCACCGCCGCTCTCCTTCAGGTGGGGCGGGAGGTGGAGGAGGCGGCGCGCATCGTCGGAGCGTCGGCGGTGAAGGCATTTCTCCACGGGACACTTCCCCTCTTGCGGGGCGGGGTCCTCACCGCCTGGTTTTTGCTTTTCATCCAGTTCGTGCGGGAGTACTCCACGGGCGTTTACCTCCTGACGGCGGGCACGGAGGTGCTAGGGGCCCAGATCGTGGCCCTCTGGGGCACGGGGGCGGTGGACGTGATCGCCGCCTTGGCCACCCTGCAGGTCCTCATCGTGAGCGCCGTTTTCCTCTTGGCCAACCGCCTCGGGGTCCGACCCCAAGGCTTGTAGAGGTGAAGCGTGATGGGAAAGGGATCGCTCAAAACCCCAGGGCAGGGTCCTGGGCTTAAGGAGGCTTCCTTAGGGGTGGAGGCCCTCGAGGTGCGCCTGGGGGAGAACCTGGTCCTCCAGAGGGTGGACCTCACCGTGTCCCCAGGGGAGGTGGTGGCCCTCTTGGGCCCTTCGGGCTCGGGCAAGACCACCCTGCTTCGGGCCGTGGCGGGCCTGGTGCGACCCACAGGGGGACGGATCGCCCTGGGCAACGAGGTGTTCTTTGACGGGGCGAGGGGGATCTTCCTTCCCCCCGAGCGGCGGAACCTGGGCCTGGTGTTCCAGTCCTACGCCCTTTGGCCCCACCGCACCGTCTATGAGAACGTGGCCTACGGGTTGCGGTTAAGGCGGGTGCCGGAGAAGGAGGTGAGGGAGCGGGTGCTCTCCCTCTTGGATCGGCTAGGCCTCACGGGGCTGGAAGGGCGCTACCCCGGGGCCCTTTCCGGGGGCCAGCAGCAGCGGGTGTCCTTGGCCCGAGCCCTGGCCTACGACCCCAAGCTCCTCCTCCTGGACGAGCCCCTTTCCAACCTGGACGCCAAGCTCAGGGACCAGGCCCGGGTCTGGCTCCGGGAGACGCTCAAGGCTACCGGCAAGGCCGCCCTCTTTGTCACCCACGACCAAGCGGAGGCTATGGCCATCGCCGACCGCATCGCCTTGCTCAACGAGGGCCGGATCGAGCAGGTGGGCACCCCCGAGGAGCTCTACCGGAATCCCAGGACCCTTTTCGTGGCAGATTTCCTGGGAAACCCCAACGTGGTGGACGCCCTGGTGGTGGCCCTGGAGGAGGGGCTGGTCCGGCTGGAGCTTGCCGGGTTTTCCTTGCGGGCCAGGGCCATGGGGTCCGTGGTTCCCGGGAGGCTTGCCAAGCTGGTCCTCCGCCCGGAGGTCCTGCGGCTGGCAGGGGCCGGGGAAGTAAACGTCTTAGAAGGGGAGCGGGTGCACAGCCTTTACCTGGGGGCCCACTACGAGGAATGGGTGCAGGTGGGGGAGGCCCTGCTAAGGCTGGTAAGCCCCACCCCGCTCCCGGGTCCCCGAGTGCGCCTCGGCTTTGACCCGGAAAGCGCCCTGGCCTACCCCAGCCCCTAGGGCGCATAATGCCCTCGTGGTCCGCGCCCTTTTGGCGCCTTTTCTGGTCTTGCTCTTGGGCCTGGGGCTCCTCGAGGCCATCCGGGCCAACGGCTACCTCGGCCAAGCCCTCCTGGCCGAGGCCCGGAGGGTGGCAGGGGCGCAGGCAGGGGACACCTCGCTCTCCCTCCTCGGGGTTCGCCTGACCGACCGTCCCGGAAGCCCCCTGCCCCTCTTTGGGGAGAAGGCGGAGGGGGTGGAGGTGCGCCCAAGGGAGCTTCGGGCCTGGGTGAGCTGGCCTTGGGGTTCCGGAGCCTTGGAGGTGGTGCGGAGCCACCCCCTGTACCTGCCCGCCTGGGGGCCTGCGCTCCTCTTGGCCCTGGCGTCGCTCCTTTGGGCCAGGGCCCGGGTTTACGGGGCCCTCCGCCGGGCGCTGGGGTGGCCCTTGGGGGAGGCGCGAAGGCGGCTCGCCGCACTCGAGGCGGCCTTGGTCGCCTTAGAGGAGGGCGTGGCCGTGGTTCAAGGAGAAAGCGTCGTCCTGATCAATCCCCGGGCCCGGGATCTCTTGGGCTTGGCCCCAGAAGCGCTCACGCCCATATCCCTGCGCAGGATCTGGCCCGCCTTGGCCGATGCCCTTGCGCTTTCTGCCGGGGAAGATGCCCTGCCCCTTCCCACGGGCCGGCCCGCCCGGGTACGGGTGCGGTGGGTGGGAGAACACAGGGTGGTGGTCTTCCAGGACCAACGGGAGCTTTTACGGTTGGCGGAAAACCTCACGCAAAGCCGCCGCCACCTGGATCTTCTTCGCGCCCAAGCCCACGAGTTCCACA contains:
- a CDS encoding iron ABC transporter permease; translation: MAPVRGILSHSLGRFALPLLTGVVGLLVLAPLGILAYQSLLTAPFFAPLKRVGLEAYRYILHDPYFFEALKNSFFIGLGMVVVAVPLGSLFAFLVTKTDLPFARFYELLLLAPVFISPIILGIGFIVAFGPSGLVSGLVEGVLGRVPWTIYTVPAIAVIAGLTHVPYVYLYVASTIQNVDASLEEAARVAGARPTWVALSVTFPLVRPALVYSAALMLLLGFELFGLPLVLGDAKGIMVITTYLYRLTAITGTSAYHLMAAVSVAIVLIAWSLVLLQRYLVGRMEGRYVAIGARGYRTERLPLGRLRFVWASLLALYLLVAVVLPVLGVVFRSLVSSWGPGVDLKEVFTLGHYVEVFKLPNLSRAVSNTLVVAALGGIVALAFYLLIALGIQRGGRYGRVLDYLAGLPRAVPGLVMGLAFLWLFLFLKPIAPLRNTLFALILAYTVVWMPYGVRLLTAALLQVGREVEEAARIVGASAVKAFLHGTLPLLRGGVLTAWFLLFIQFVREYSTGVYLLTAGTEVLGAQIVALWGTGAVDVIAALATLQVLIVSAVFLLANRLGVRPQGL
- a CDS encoding ABC transporter ATP-binding protein — translated: MGKGSLKTPGQGPGLKEASLGVEALEVRLGENLVLQRVDLTVSPGEVVALLGPSGSGKTTLLRAVAGLVRPTGGRIALGNEVFFDGARGIFLPPERRNLGLVFQSYALWPHRTVYENVAYGLRLRRVPEKEVRERVLSLLDRLGLTGLEGRYPGALSGGQQQRVSLARALAYDPKLLLLDEPLSNLDAKLRDQARVWLRETLKATGKAALFVTHDQAEAMAIADRIALLNEGRIEQVGTPEELYRNPRTLFVADFLGNPNVVDALVVALEEGLVRLELAGFSLRARAMGSVVPGRLAKLVLRPEVLRLAGAGEVNVLEGERVHSLYLGAHYEEWVQVGEALLRLVSPTPLPGPRVRLGFDPESALAYPSP
- a CDS encoding ATP-binding protein, translated to MVRALLAPFLVLLLGLGLLEAIRANGYLGQALLAEARRVAGAQAGDTSLSLLGVRLTDRPGSPLPLFGEKAEGVEVRPRELRAWVSWPWGSGALEVVRSHPLYLPAWGPALLLALASLLWARARVYGALRRALGWPLGEARRRLAALEAALVALEEGVAVVQGESVVLINPRARDLLGLAPEALTPISLRRIWPALADALALSAGEDALPLPTGRPARVRVRWVGEHRVVVFQDQRELLRLAENLTQSRRHLDLLRAQAHEFHNLLHVMAGLLELGRVEEALRLIQSEAEAEAELEQVLSRVEVPLLAALLLGKRRRAHELGVALALEGRLPARYAPLAEVLLSAVGHLVDNALEAAGPGGVVRVCFQQEASGLRLEVRDNGAGLPPGTEALFLPGASGRGEGRGYGLALVRAQVRSVGGELGYHREEGWTVFWIRLAGPWSGPLS